A single region of the Zonotrichia leucophrys gambelii isolate GWCS_2022_RI chromosome 9, RI_Zleu_2.0, whole genome shotgun sequence genome encodes:
- the LOC135451934 gene encoding uncharacterized protein LOC135451934: MESLDTEVRARKTLGTVEYVESSGFAQGVLPTKKDVVQNMLYLLQPKRAGQAQRSKEDAAQLLAEHLQEHWLVCNLHTIATQNIKKLILKMYEEFTRLYQTRKQRQNQAFSERADRFNESSEKLFDVFCTDTQLRDKLEEYSGIKMTSIEWKFLEDQRNERKMYYEDFTEKQELKMMERRQKIQCLEHFRKLAREEKESSKAKEMKYKGEEQSDEGTSVDELYPVEEENGGAPAFSLRGRRKRRCTATAAGTDLPLEGEHIRMSIRRVRPGFYETVEKVKNC; this comes from the coding sequence ATGGAATCACTGGACACCGAGGTGAGGGCACGGAAGACCCTGGGGACTGTGGAGTACGTGGAGTCGTCGGGCTTCGCGCAGGGGGTGCTGCCCACCAAGAAGGATGTGGTGCAGAACATGCTGTACCTGCTGCAGCCCAAGAGGGCCGGCCAGGCCCAGCGCTCCAAGGAGGACGCGGCCCAGCTGCTCGCAGAgcacctgcaggagcactggCTGGTCTGCAACCTGCACACCATCGCCACGCAGAACATAAAGAAACTCATCCTCAAAATGTACGAGGAGTTCACCCGATTGTACCAGACCAGGAAGCAGAGACAGAACCAGGCTTTTTCCGAGCGAGCCGACAGATTCAACGAGAGTTCGGAGAAGCTCTTTGATGTGTTTTGTACAGACACACAGTTGAGGGATAAACTGGAGGAGTACAGTGGGATAAAAATGACCAGCATCGAGTGGAAGTTTCTGGAAGATCAGAGGAACGAGAGAAAGATGTACTACGAAGATTTCACAgagaagcaggagctgaagATGATGGAGAGAAGGCAGAAGATACAGTGTCTGGAGCACTTCAGGAAGCTCGccagggaagagaaggagagcAGCAAGGCAAAGGAGATGAAGTACAAGGGCGAGGAGCAGTCGGATGAGGGCACAAGCGTGGACGAGCTGTACCCTGTGGAGGAGGAGAACGGCGGCGCCCCGGCCTTCTCGCTGCGGGGCCGGCGGAAGCGCCGCTGCACCGCCACTGCCGCCGGCACTGACCTGCCCCTGGAGGGCGAGCACATACGGATGAGCATCCGCAGGGTCAGGCCTGGCTTCTATGAGACTGTGGAAAAGGTGAAAAACTGCTAG
- the LOC135451728 gene encoding LOW QUALITY PROTEIN: autoimmune regulator-like (The sequence of the model RefSeq protein was modified relative to this genomic sequence to represent the inferred CDS: deleted 2 bases in 1 codon) has translation MAGPGSDGDLRRLLKLHRTEIAMAVDDVFPLLHGLADHDVVPDHIFKETLSRAEREGSHRAFHALLTWLLGRDTAALRDFWAVLFKDYNLERYSRLRPLRGAFPRVPVILAEVELGRQRRGRRLSPSPTAPAPHRPQGKRKAPEERDKARAAQAAPRHSASPGPLVKAKTVKKPEGTDTPRTSRASALQAVAASVQRAVAVAGGEVPVSRGAIEGILIKHVLDPSKYSPAQPPPAQFSPQIQEPPSGRTRWERSWLPLASLADSSKMGSRAGDKPYTPTACEEPEARSRSHSLKPPAQPKACQSNRETQLHPQGQLQAATVYSQDPAPHQENEDECAACGDGGELICCDGCPRAFHLACLVPPLPHVPSGTWRCGSCVENVTEPGQLLEADLPVERPPETLGEAAQDTQQGGAEGSVCSRCCTRIPTPHHCPAPSGDPRGLQLCMSCMGTLDTGGLGTTAAAGDQLLPAAKAEDGALGSDPVLSREELDALLGESTWDGILQWAFQTMARPLAETQGLLA, from the exons ATGGCAGGCCCGGGCAGCGACGGGGACCTGCGGCGCCTGCTGAAGCTGCACCGCACCGAGATCGCCATGGCCGTGGACGACGTCTTCCCACTGCTGCATGGCCTGGCTGACCACGATGTCGTCCCTGACCACATCTTCAAG GAGACGCTGAGCCGGGCGGAGCGGGAGGGCTCCCACCGCGCTTTCCACGCGCTGCTCACCTGGCTGCTGGGCCGCGACACCGCCGCCCTCCGGGACTTTTGGGCCGTCCTCTTCAAGGACTACAACCTGGAGCGCTACTCCCGGCTCCGGCCTCTCCGCGGCGCCTTCCCCAGAG TCCCCGTTATTCTTGCAGAGGTGGAGCTGGGGCGGCAGCGCCGTGGAAGGCGTCTCTCCCCGAGCCCCACAGCACCGGCCCCACACAGACCCCAAGGCAAGAGGAAAGCCCCTGAGGAGCGGGACAAGGCCCGGGCGGCACAGGCCGCTCCACGGCACAGTGCCAGTCCTG GGCCCCTGGTGAAGGCAAAGACTGTGAAGAAGCCGGAGGGCACAGATACCCCCCGCACCTCTCGTGCCAGTG CTCTCCAGGCAGTGGCTGCCTCGGTGCAGAGAGCGGTGGCTGTGGCAGGTGGTGAGGTGCCCGTCAGCCGTGGGGCCATCGAGGGCATCCTCATTAAACACGTGCTGGACCCAAGTAAgtacagcccagcccagccacctcctgcccagTTTAGTCCCCAAATTCAGGAGCCACCCTCAGGCAGGACGAggtgggaaaggagctgg ctgcctctggcctctcttgcagacagctccaagatgggcagcagagctggtgacaAGCCATATACCCCAACTGCCTGCGAGGAGCCAGAGGCCAGGAGCAGAAGCCACAGCCTGAAGCCTCCCGCCCAGCCCAAGGCATGCCAAAGT AACAGGGAAACCCAATTGCACCCCCAGGGCCAGCTGCAAGCAGCCACTGTCTACAGCCAGGACCCTGCGCCCCACCAG GAGAATGAGGATGAGTGTGCAGCATGCGGTGACGGTGGTGAGCTCATCTGCTGTGACGGCTGCCCCAGGGCCTTTCACCTTGCCTGCCTGGTGCCCCCGCTGCCCCACGTCCCCAG CGGGACGTGGCGCTGTGGCTCCTGCGTGGAGAACGTGACTGAACCAGgccagctgctggaggcagacCTGCCTGTGGAGAGACCCCCCGAGACCCTGGGGGAGGCGGCGCAGGACACCCAGCAGGGTGGAGCGGAGGGGAGTGTCTGCAGCCGCTGCTGCACCCGGATCCCCACTCCCCACCACTGTCCTGCTCCCAGTGGGGACCCCAG GGGGCTACAGCTGTGCATGTCCTGCATGGGCACCCTGGACACAGGCGGTCTGGGAaccactgcagcagctggagaccaactgcttccagcagccaaG GCAGAGGATGGAGCCCTTGGCAGTGACCCTGTGCTGAGCCGGGAGGAGCTTGACGCGCTGCTAGGGGAG AGCACGTGGGATGGGATCTTGCAGTGGGCATTCCAGACTATGGCACGGCCGCTGGCAGAAACACAGGGGCTCCTTGCCTAG